In a single window of the Phycisphaerae bacterium genome:
- a CDS encoding competence/damage-inducible protein A, translating into MSIGNEIITGQTVDTNSAWLSRQVSELGIRVPRHVTVADDLKAIREEIEQAARKTDLVLVTGGLGPTEDDLTRQALAAAMGVDLEIREEYVERIRAFFTARGRQMPESNKVQALFPAGSEPIDNTCGTAPGIKALCGQTTVFVMPGVPREMQEMYRLAVRPFLVRETGGARMLAVTLHTFGAGESDIGELIRDLMDRKRNPTVGTTAKQGVISVRIHSYGRNQEESRLLLEETAAEVRKRLGTLVFGQDEDTLAHAVGRLLIAKQKTLATAESCTGGLIAKLITDVPGSSDYFRQGLVTYANQAKTRLLGVPAGLIQKYGAVSHEVAEALVTEARLQGEVDYAVSVTGVAGPGGGTAQKPVGLVYIGLADATGCEVTRHLFGDHLTRAEIRERTAWTALNRLRLSLCA; encoded by the coding sequence TTGAGCATCGGGAACGAGATCATCACCGGGCAGACGGTGGACACCAACAGCGCCTGGTTGTCGCGGCAAGTATCGGAACTCGGTATCCGCGTTCCTCGGCATGTCACCGTGGCGGACGACCTCAAAGCCATCCGGGAGGAAATCGAGCAGGCCGCCCGCAAGACGGACCTCGTCCTGGTAACCGGAGGCCTGGGACCAACCGAGGACGACCTGACCCGCCAGGCGCTTGCCGCCGCCATGGGCGTAGACCTGGAGATTCGGGAAGAGTACGTCGAACGAATCCGGGCCTTCTTCACCGCCCGGGGTCGGCAAATGCCGGAGAGCAACAAAGTGCAGGCTTTGTTTCCGGCAGGCAGCGAGCCGATCGACAACACCTGCGGAACGGCTCCAGGCATCAAAGCGCTCTGCGGCCAGACCACCGTCTTCGTCATGCCCGGCGTGCCTCGGGAGATGCAGGAGATGTACCGACTCGCCGTCCGCCCCTTCCTGGTCCGCGAAACCGGGGGGGCGAGGATGCTGGCGGTCACCCTGCATACCTTCGGAGCCGGGGAGTCGGACATCGGCGAACTGATCCGAGATCTCATGGACAGGAAACGCAACCCAACGGTCGGGACGACCGCCAAGCAAGGCGTCATCAGCGTAAGAATTCACTCATACGGACGCAATCAGGAGGAGTCTCGCCTGCTGCTCGAGGAGACCGCCGCAGAGGTTCGCAAGCGTCTCGGGACCCTCGTGTTCGGACAGGACGAGGATACACTGGCTCATGCCGTCGGTCGCCTTCTGATCGCCAAGCAGAAGACGCTGGCGACAGCCGAGTCCTGCACCGGAGGCCTCATCGCAAAGCTGATCACCGACGTGCCCGGCAGCAGCGACTACTTCCGTCAGGGCCTGGTGACCTACGCAAACCAAGCCAAGACGCGCCTTCTAGGTGTTCCGGCAGGTCTGATACAGAAATACGGGGCCGTAAGTCACGAGGTGGCCGAGGCCCTGGTGACGGAAGCCCGTCTCCAGGGGGAGGTCGATTACGCCGTCAGTGTCACCGGCGTTGCAGGTCCAGGGGGCGGGACTGCCCAGAAGCCTGTCGGGTTGGTGTACATCGGGCTGGCCGACGCGACCGGGTGTGAAGTGACCAGGCACCTGTTTGGCGATCACCTGACTCGGGCTGAGATCCGGGAACGCACAGCATGGACGGCCTTGAACCGACTGCGGTTGAGCCTGTGCGCATAA
- a CDS encoding (2Fe-2S) ferredoxin domain-containing protein has translation MPGFERHVFVCTNVRPDGHPRGCCAARQGEAVREALKQALSSRGLSRRVRINAAGCLDQCEHGLTLVVYPEAVWYGFVTPADVPEIVESHLVQGRPVERLRLPDTCVNTPRCLHRGKREVGGDPGAAPPNEMTALTG, from the coding sequence ATGCCCGGTTTCGAACGTCACGTCTTCGTCTGTACCAACGTCCGCCCCGACGGCCACCCGCGGGGCTGCTGCGCCGCTAGGCAGGGGGAGGCGGTTCGTGAAGCGCTCAAACAGGCCCTATCCAGCCGGGGCCTCAGCCGCCGCGTCCGGATCAATGCCGCCGGCTGCCTTGACCAGTGCGAACACGGCCTCACTTTGGTCGTTTACCCCGAGGCCGTCTGGTACGGCTTCGTGACCCCCGCTGACGTGCCCGAGATCGTCGAGTCGCACCTAGTCCAAGGCCGCCCCGTCGAACGACTCCGCCTCCCGGACACCTGCGTCAATACGCCCAGATGTTTGCACCGAGGCAAGCGGGAAGTAGGGGGGGATCCCGGGGCAGCGCCGCCGAACGAAATGACTGCATTAACTGGCTAA
- a CDS encoding HAD family hydrolase: MGTPAVFWDRDDTLIADPGYLNHPDQVRLMPGAAEALRRTTAAGFENVVITNQSGVARGLIDEPTLRSIHERVHTLLAEAGARLDAIYYCPFLPGDEAVVPEYRQDSDLRKPKPGMLLKASLERKIELVASWMIGDSLRDTQAGRSAGCRTILLRNGKAAASEPPKDTSVDFTANTLGEAVDIVLKHTRKTEKTAAAVQPAAPADPAAILQEILTFLKMADRRAQSEDFALPRLAGAVIQIMAIGAMLWAIFGWLIEPGGIRTQMDQLLALQTGTTRLLFAVILQLMALTCFTASSRKR; the protein is encoded by the coding sequence ATGGGAACGCCGGCCGTGTTCTGGGATCGGGACGACACGCTGATCGCGGATCCGGGCTATCTCAACCATCCGGACCAGGTCCGACTCATGCCCGGTGCCGCGGAGGCCTTGCGGCGCACCACGGCCGCGGGCTTCGAGAATGTTGTGATCACCAACCAGTCAGGTGTGGCCCGAGGCCTGATCGATGAGCCGACGCTGAGGAGCATCCACGAACGTGTTCACACTTTGCTGGCTGAGGCGGGCGCCAGGCTTGATGCCATCTACTACTGCCCCTTCCTGCCGGGTGATGAGGCGGTCGTTCCGGAGTACCGCCAGGACAGCGATCTCCGCAAACCCAAGCCGGGAATGTTGCTCAAGGCTTCGCTCGAGCGCAAGATCGAGTTGGTGGCATCGTGGATGATCGGGGATTCGCTTCGCGATACGCAGGCGGGCCGATCGGCTGGGTGCCGCACGATCCTGCTCCGCAACGGCAAGGCCGCGGCCTCCGAGCCGCCGAAGGACACCTCGGTTGACTTCACGGCCAACACGCTCGGCGAGGCCGTGGACATTGTGCTGAAACACACCCGGAAGACGGAGAAGACCGCGGCTGCCGTTCAGCCGGCGGCTCCCGCCGATCCGGCCGCCATCTTGCAGGAAATCCTGACTTTCCTGAAGATGGCGGATCGCCGGGCGCAGTCGGAGGACTTCGCGCTCCCGCGCCTGGCGGGGGCAGTCATCCAGATCATGGCCATCGGGGCGATGCTCTGGGCCATCTTCGGCTGGCTGATCGAGCCAGGGGGCATCAGGACACAGATGGATCAGTTGCTGGCTCTGCAGACTGGAACCACCCGCCTGCTCTTCGCGGTCATCCTGCAGTTGATGGCCCTGACCTGCTTCACCGCGTCCTCTCGAAAGAGGTAG
- a CDS encoding sodium:solute symporter family protein: protein MPIAFSTVDWSIVAVYLLIATVPGFLCRRYVRGQEDFLLAGRTLSVYLAVATLTATEMGLVTVMYMAEMGFRNGFSGMILGLIAVVTSGFVGLTGFMVSGLRASGVTTVAEYYEKRYSRGVRILGGVIIATAGILNYGVFLRVEADFVRLITQMHDLTLSAGWLGDAPVVVPSIKLAMVILVTLVLVYTLLGGMVSVVLTDYVQFIVLSAGMAATTWWVLTTPLVGGLQGMAAAVNTYRPDYGMNPFVTAKEGALGIGVAWIIWQLMHWTATSNWQTQAFRTAATDSPRTARIMWVLTGVNYFGRAIIPMLWGVAGLAFVAAKGAEAVANADSLQAMPSLLTHLPAGLVGFMLAGMLAALMSTHSSYLLAWSGVLTQDVVAPVLELLGVTLPASLRIWITRFFILCLAAFLLWYGLWFKASGAIWNYLSMTGTMYLSGAAALVALGLYWKRANVTGAYCAILGGALPGLTYLTLRMASLVIEPAIRDAGYVPQTAIARMSAALTETWTGILSFPLAALGMVVGSLWAEGRRDQATGPRIGTGSFMAGGGA from the coding sequence ATGCCCATCGCGTTCTCCACAGTCGATTGGTCGATCGTGGCCGTCTACCTGTTGATCGCTACCGTGCCCGGGTTCCTCTGTCGCAGGTACGTTCGCGGCCAGGAAGACTTCCTCCTGGCCGGGCGGACGCTCAGCGTGTACTTGGCCGTCGCCACGCTGACGGCCACGGAAATGGGACTGGTCACCGTCATGTACATGGCCGAGATGGGCTTCCGAAACGGCTTCTCGGGCATGATCCTGGGATTGATCGCCGTGGTAACGTCGGGATTCGTCGGGCTGACCGGCTTCATGGTCTCCGGCCTGCGAGCCTCGGGCGTGACCACGGTCGCGGAGTACTACGAGAAGCGCTACAGCCGAGGTGTGCGGATCCTCGGGGGAGTGATCATCGCGACGGCGGGCATCCTGAATTACGGCGTCTTCCTCCGAGTGGAGGCCGATTTCGTCCGGCTGATCACCCAGATGCACGACTTGACCCTCTCGGCCGGGTGGCTCGGGGACGCTCCGGTCGTCGTGCCGTCAATCAAGCTGGCCATGGTCATTCTCGTGACCCTCGTCCTGGTCTACACCCTTCTGGGCGGCATGGTCTCCGTGGTGCTGACCGACTACGTCCAATTCATCGTCCTGTCCGCCGGCATGGCCGCCACGACCTGGTGGGTGCTGACCACGCCATTGGTCGGCGGGCTCCAGGGAATGGCCGCCGCAGTCAATACCTACCGCCCGGACTATGGAATGAACCCCTTCGTGACCGCTAAGGAGGGAGCGCTCGGCATCGGCGTGGCCTGGATCATCTGGCAGCTCATGCACTGGACGGCCACGAGCAACTGGCAGACGCAGGCCTTCCGTACCGCGGCGACCGACTCGCCCAGGACGGCGAGGATCATGTGGGTGCTGACCGGCGTGAACTACTTCGGCCGGGCGATCATCCCCATGCTCTGGGGCGTGGCCGGTCTGGCCTTCGTCGCCGCGAAAGGAGCCGAGGCAGTGGCCAACGCAGACTCGCTGCAGGCCATGCCCAGCCTGCTGACCCACCTGCCGGCCGGTCTGGTCGGCTTCATGCTGGCCGGCATGCTCGCGGCCCTGATGTCCACGCACTCCAGCTACCTGCTTGCCTGGAGCGGCGTCCTCACCCAGGATGTGGTTGCGCCGGTCCTCGAGCTCCTTGGCGTCACCCTGCCCGCGTCCCTGCGAATCTGGATCACCCGGTTCTTCATCCTCTGCCTGGCCGCGTTCCTCCTGTGGTACGGGCTATGGTTCAAGGCCAGCGGGGCAATCTGGAACTACCTGTCCATGACCGGGACAATGTATCTCTCCGGCGCCGCCGCTCTGGTGGCCTTGGGCCTGTACTGGAAGCGGGCCAATGTGACCGGAGCCTACTGTGCCATCCTGGGGGGAGCGTTACCCGGTCTGACCTACCTCACCCTGCGGATGGCCAGCCTGGTCATCGAGCCCGCGATCCGCGATGCCGGGTACGTTCCGCAAACCGCCATCGCCCGGATGAGCGCCGCCCTGACCGAGACGTGGACCGGGATCCTCAGTTTCCCGCTGGCCGCCCTCGGGATGGTCGTGGGCAGCCTGTGGGCCGAGGGCCGGCGCGATCAGGCGACCGGGCCCCGGATCGGCACCGGTTCTTTCATGGCGGGAGGTGGGGCATGA
- a CDS encoding 7-cyano-7-deazaguanine synthase, which produces MDRAVVLVSGGVNSAVITAIAREQYEPVLLHVGWNHRSADRELAAFEQLSAHFGIEKTLAAELPCMAAFGGNSRVSKRLSIEDANTLSQETPSTFAPGVLPSMLGLAAAWAGAIKARRIFVGISEGPGGTGPTLAQLYPDYRREFVQAFNLTLRYAFPAKQDILVDAPLVDLSRAEIVRLGLKCEVPYALTWSCYASGAKPCGRCLGCVNRALGFSKAGMADPLFLEPVGA; this is translated from the coding sequence ATGGACCGGGCGGTGGTTCTCGTCAGCGGGGGTGTCAACAGCGCGGTCATTACCGCCATTGCCCGAGAGCAGTACGAACCGGTCCTGCTTCATGTCGGGTGGAACCACCGATCCGCGGACCGTGAACTGGCCGCTTTCGAGCAGCTTTCCGCTCATTTCGGTATCGAGAAGACGCTGGCGGCGGAGCTACCCTGTATGGCCGCGTTTGGCGGCAACAGTCGAGTATCCAAGCGGCTTTCCATCGAGGATGCCAACACGCTCAGCCAGGAGACGCCGTCGACCTTCGCGCCCGGCGTGTTACCCTCGATGCTCGGTCTGGCCGCCGCCTGGGCCGGGGCGATCAAGGCCCGCCGGATCTTCGTAGGAATCAGCGAGGGCCCGGGCGGCACAGGCCCCACGCTAGCCCAGCTGTATCCCGACTACCGGCGTGAGTTCGTCCAAGCCTTCAATCTGACCCTGCGTTACGCCTTCCCGGCCAAGCAGGACATCCTGGTGGATGCTCCGCTGGTTGATCTCAGCCGCGCCGAGATCGTGCGGCTGGGGCTCAAGTGCGAGGTCCCCTACGCGTTGACCTGGAGTTGTTACGCGAGCGGGGCCAAGCCCTGTGGCCGCTGCCTTGGTTGTGTCAATAGGGCGCTGGGCTTCAGCAAGGCCGGCATGGCCGACCCGCTGTTCCTCGAGCCCGTGGGTGCGTGA
- a CDS encoding DUF2817 domain-containing protein, producing MTIRMEGRSQSRGRRALIAAVACLAAIGCHRPATHKPARQVVLPPEMEYSPPPPLPGSRATAKSVEETLVLGTSLERRPIEAIVFGRRGETTLIMGGFHGNESTGVELCRSLVGYLRDHPEVYPDRRIAIIPEVNPDGVAHGTRANRNGVDINRNFPASNFPARPSGRFAGGRRPASEAETRAVLMATRRLQPAKIVSIHSIAAGRHGNNYDGPAHALATIMSRYNRYPVLPTMGYETPGSFGTWAGVDQRIPTITLELPGNVSPARCWEVNREAILAAIRFVPPDGGTLRAGTDSGSRATAVGK from the coding sequence ATGACGATCCGCATGGAGGGGCGATCCCAGTCGAGGGGAAGGCGTGCGCTCATCGCGGCGGTTGCCTGTCTGGCTGCGATCGGCTGCCACAGACCGGCCACCCACAAGCCTGCTCGGCAGGTTGTTCTGCCCCCCGAGATGGAGTACTCCCCGCCGCCCCCCCTTCCCGGCTCGCGTGCCACCGCCAAGTCGGTCGAAGAGACCCTTGTGCTCGGCACGTCGCTGGAACGTCGGCCGATCGAAGCCATCGTGTTCGGTCGGCGCGGCGAGACGACACTCATCATGGGCGGCTTCCATGGAAACGAGTCGACCGGTGTCGAGCTCTGCCGTTCGCTCGTTGGTTACTTGAGGGATCATCCTGAGGTCTACCCGGATCGGCGTATTGCGATCATTCCGGAGGTGAACCCTGACGGCGTGGCCCACGGCACGCGGGCCAACCGCAACGGCGTGGACATCAACCGGAACTTCCCGGCCTCGAATTTCCCCGCCCGTCCTTCGGGCAGGTTTGCCGGCGGTCGGCGGCCGGCCAGTGAAGCGGAGACCCGGGCCGTGCTGATGGCCACCCGGCGGCTGCAGCCGGCCAAGATCGTCTCAATCCACTCGATCGCCGCGGGCCGGCACGGGAACAACTACGACGGCCCGGCCCACGCGCTGGCCACGATCATGAGCCGCTACAACCGCTATCCGGTCCTGCCCACCATGGGATACGAGACCCCGGGCAGCTTTGGCACGTGGGCCGGCGTGGACCAGCGCATTCCGACCATAACGCTGGAGTTGCCAGGCAACGTCTCTCCCGCTCGTTGTTGGGAAGTCAATCGCGAGGCCATTCTGGCCGCAATTCGCTTCGTGCCTCCGGACGGCGGAACGCTTCGGGCGGGTACGGACTCCGGCTCGCGCGCAACCGCCGTGGGGAAGTAG